One genomic window of Bradyrhizobium sp. CCGE-LA001 includes the following:
- a CDS encoding homospermidine synthase produces MSPPSQIYAKITGPIVMVGFGSIGKGTLPLIERHLDYDKSRVTVIDPKDEGRKAHCEKHNVRFIQKAVTRDNYRELLTPLLTEGGGQGFCVNLSVDTGSTDIMELCNELGALYIDTVNEPWLGFYFDASKGPEARSNYALREVTLAAKRARPKGSTTAVSCCGANPGMVSFFVKQALLNVAADLKLNAPKPKTKAEWADLMRQAGVKGIHIAERDTQRSKKPKEPDVFVNTWSVEGFLSEGVQPSELGWGTHEKWMPENARTHEAGCGAAIYLMQPGANTRVRTWCPTRGAQYGFLVTHNESISIADYFTVRDASGTAIYRPTCHYAYHPADDAVLSLHEMFGRAAKMQERHHILDENEIVDGIDELGVLLFGHDNNAYWYGSQLSIEETRELAPYQNATGLQVTSAVLGGMVWALENPNEGIVEADEMDFDRLLEIQLPYLGPVKGFYTDWTPLTDRPGLFPEDIDTSDPWQFRNILVR; encoded by the coding sequence ATGAGCCCTCCCTCGCAGATCTACGCGAAGATCACTGGTCCCATCGTCATGGTCGGCTTCGGCTCCATCGGCAAAGGCACGCTGCCGCTGATCGAGCGGCATCTCGATTACGACAAGTCGCGCGTGACAGTGATCGATCCCAAGGACGAGGGCCGCAAGGCGCATTGCGAGAAGCACAATGTGCGCTTCATCCAGAAGGCCGTGACCCGAGACAATTACCGCGAATTGCTGACCCCGCTGCTGACCGAAGGCGGCGGCCAAGGCTTTTGCGTCAATCTATCGGTCGACACCGGCTCCACCGACATCATGGAGCTCTGCAACGAGCTCGGCGCGCTCTACATCGACACCGTCAACGAGCCCTGGCTCGGCTTCTATTTCGACGCCTCGAAAGGCCCGGAAGCGCGCTCCAATTACGCGCTGCGCGAAGTGACGCTGGCCGCCAAGCGCGCGCGACCCAAGGGCTCGACCACGGCCGTCTCCTGCTGTGGCGCGAATCCCGGCATGGTCTCCTTCTTCGTGAAGCAGGCGCTGCTCAACGTCGCTGCCGACCTGAAGCTCAATGCCCCCAAGCCGAAGACCAAGGCGGAATGGGCGGATCTGATGCGGCAGGCCGGCGTCAAGGGCATCCACATCGCCGAGCGCGACACCCAGCGCTCGAAGAAGCCGAAAGAGCCCGACGTGTTCGTCAACACCTGGTCGGTGGAAGGCTTCCTGTCGGAGGGCGTGCAGCCGTCCGAGCTCGGCTGGGGCACCCATGAGAAATGGATGCCCGAGAATGCGAGGACCCACGAAGCCGGCTGCGGCGCCGCCATCTATCTGATGCAGCCCGGCGCCAACACGCGCGTGCGCACCTGGTGCCCAACCCGCGGGGCGCAATACGGCTTCCTGGTCACCCACAACGAGTCGATCTCGATCGCCGACTACTTCACGGTGCGTGACGCATCGGGCACGGCGATCTACCGGCCGACCTGCCACTACGCCTATCATCCGGCCGACGATGCCGTGCTGTCGCTGCACGAGATGTTCGGCCGTGCTGCGAAGATGCAGGAGAGGCACCACATCCTCGACGAGAACGAGATCGTCGACGGCATCGACGAGCTCGGCGTGCTGCTGTTCGGCCATGACAACAACGCCTATTGGTACGGCTCGCAGCTCTCTATCGAAGAAACCCGCGAGCTCGCGCCCTATCAGAACGCCACCGGCCTGCAGGTGACCTCTGCCGTGCTCGGCGGCATGGTGTGGGCGCTGGAAAACCCGAACGAAGGCATCGTCGAAGCCGACGAGATGGATTTCGATCGTCTGCTGGAGATCCAGCTGCCGTATCTCGGCCCGGTGAAGGGCTTTTATACCGACTGGACGCCGCTGACGGATCGTCCGGGACTGTTCCCGGAGGATATCGATACGAGCGATCCCTGGCAGTTCCGGAATATTCTGGTGCGGTGA
- a CDS encoding RidA family protein codes for MSRRLISTGSPLEKTVGYSRAVIDGEFAFVAGTTGYDYTTMTMPADVTSQSRNCFKTIAAALKEGGFEMADIVRATYYVTDASYIDAHFAVCGEVLGDIRPAATLLVVTALAKPEMKVEIEVTAKRRSL; via the coding sequence ATGTCCCGTCGCCTGATCTCCACCGGCTCTCCGCTCGAGAAGACCGTCGGCTACAGCCGCGCCGTGATCGACGGCGAGTTCGCCTTCGTCGCGGGAACCACGGGCTATGACTACACGACGATGACGATGCCGGCCGATGTCACGAGCCAGTCACGCAACTGCTTCAAGACCATCGCAGCCGCCCTGAAGGAGGGCGGATTCGAGATGGCCGACATCGTCCGTGCGACCTATTACGTCACCGACGCCAGCTACATCGACGCCCACTTCGCCGTCTGCGGCGAGGTTCTCGGTGACATCAGGCCGGCTGCGACGTTGCTGGTCGTCACCGCTCTCGCCAAGCCCGAGATGAAGGTCGAGATCGAAGTCACCGCCAAGCGCCGCAGCCTCTAA
- a CDS encoding GNAT family N-acetyltransferase: MTAPRKPQLALTSKAAPFVIRAERAADVAMREALLDACFGENRHGRTCQRLRDGRAPAAGLALSAVREGKLVGTVRLWHVSAGGRPALVLGPLAVDPACRELGIGAALMHQALAAARARGQDAVILLGDAPYYARFGFSGEKTGALSLPGPFERDRLLAIEFADGALDGAEGMIVPTGAPLPKRRAVRALHAHAA, translated from the coding sequence ATGACTGCTCCTCGGAAGCCACAGCTCGCCCTCACCTCGAAAGCCGCTCCGTTCGTGATCCGTGCGGAACGTGCTGCCGATGTCGCGATGCGTGAAGCGCTGCTCGATGCCTGCTTTGGCGAGAATCGCCATGGCCGCACCTGCCAGCGCCTGCGCGATGGACGTGCACCCGCCGCGGGCCTTGCCCTGTCGGCTGTGCGCGAGGGCAAGCTCGTGGGAACCGTGCGGCTGTGGCACGTCAGCGCCGGAGGCAGGCCCGCTCTGGTCCTCGGACCGTTGGCGGTCGACCCTGCCTGCCGCGAGCTCGGGATCGGCGCCGCGCTGATGCATCAAGCGCTGGCCGCCGCCCGGGCGCGCGGGCAGGACGCCGTGATCCTGCTCGGCGATGCCCCTTATTACGCCCGCTTCGGCTTCTCCGGCGAGAAGACCGGCGCGCTGTCGCTGCCCGGCCCGTTCGAGCGCGACCGCCTGCTGGCGATCGAGTTCGCGGACGGCGCGCTCGACGGCGCCGAAGGGATGATCGTCCCGACCGGCGCGCCCCTGCCCAAACGGAGGGCGGTTCGCGCCCTCCACGCGCACGCGGCCTGA
- a CDS encoding type III PLP-dependent enzyme, which yields MTERIQEFLRNRRKDGLDTEPCLVVDLEVVRDNYQSFAKALPDSRVFYAVKANPAPEVLALLASMGSCFDTATVAEIEMALAAGATPDRISFGNTIKKERDIARAFALGIRLFAVDCAAEVEKVARAAPGAKVFCRILYDCAGAEWPLSRKFGCDPEMAVEVLDLAKRLRLEPCGISFHVGSQQRKVKAWDRALAMASQVFRDCAERGINLSMVNMGGGFPTKYLKDVPPVVTYGRSIFRALRKHFGNQIPETIIEPGRGMVGNAGIIESEVVLISKKSDEDEVRWVYLDIGKFGGLAETMDESIRYAIRTRHDGADMTPCVLAGPTCDSADVLYEKNPYPLPVTLEIGDKVLIEGTGAYTSTYSSVAFNGIPPLRTYHI from the coding sequence ATGACCGAACGTATCCAGGAATTCCTGCGCAACCGCCGCAAGGATGGCCTCGACACCGAGCCGTGCCTCGTCGTCGACCTCGAGGTCGTGCGCGACAATTACCAGAGCTTCGCCAAGGCGCTGCCCGACAGCCGCGTGTTCTATGCCGTCAAGGCGAACCCGGCGCCGGAAGTGCTGGCGCTGCTCGCCTCCATGGGCTCCTGCTTCGACACCGCGACGGTCGCCGAGATCGAGATGGCGCTGGCCGCCGGTGCGACGCCCGACCGCATCTCCTTCGGCAACACGATCAAGAAGGAGCGCGACATCGCGCGCGCCTTCGCGCTCGGCATTCGGCTGTTCGCGGTCGACTGCGCCGCCGAGGTCGAGAAGGTCGCCCGTGCCGCACCCGGCGCGAAGGTGTTCTGCCGCATCCTCTATGACTGCGCTGGCGCCGAATGGCCGCTGTCGCGCAAGTTCGGCTGCGATCCGGAGATGGCGGTCGAGGTGCTCGACCTCGCCAAGCGTCTTCGGCTGGAGCCGTGCGGCATCTCGTTTCATGTCGGCTCGCAGCAGCGCAAGGTGAAGGCATGGGACCGCGCGCTGGCGATGGCCTCGCAGGTGTTCCGCGACTGCGCCGAGCGCGGCATCAACCTGTCCATGGTCAACATGGGCGGCGGCTTCCCGACCAAGTACCTGAAGGACGTGCCGCCGGTCGTCACCTACGGCCGTTCGATCTTCCGCGCGCTGCGCAAGCACTTCGGCAACCAGATTCCGGAGACCATCATCGAGCCGGGCCGCGGCATGGTGGGCAACGCCGGCATCATCGAATCCGAGGTCGTGCTCATCTCGAAGAAGAGCGACGAGGACGAGGTGCGCTGGGTGTACCTGGACATCGGCAAGTTCGGCGGTCTCGCCGAGACGATGGACGAGTCGATCCGCTACGCCATCCGCACCCGTCACGACGGCGCGGACATGACGCCGTGCGTGCTCGCAGGCCCGACCTGCGACAGCGCCGACGTGCTGTACGAGAAGAACCCGTATCCGCTCCCGGTGACGCTCGAGATCGGCGACAAGGTGCTGATCGAAGGCACCGGGGCCTATACGTCGACCTACTCGTCGGTGGCGTTCAACGGCATTCCGCCGCTGCGGACGTATCACATCTGA
- a CDS encoding M3 family metallopeptidase translates to MSEPRQTTDSETNPLLKAWVTPFAAPPFDEIKPEHFLPAFEQAFADHSAEIAAITNDPAAPDFANTITALERSGKLLSKVAAVFYDLVSAHSNPAILEIDKEVSLRMARHWNPIMMNAVLFGRIAHLHENRASLGLTPEQLRLLERTYTRFHRSGAGLSDEAKTRMAEINERLAQLGTGFSHHLLGDEQEWFLELGEADRQGLPESFIAGAKAAAEERGMAGKAIVTLSRSSVEPFLKSSARRDLREKVYKAFIARGDNGNANDNNATIVEILKLREESAKLLGYPTFAAYRLEDSMAKTPEAVRSLLERVWKPARARALADRDDMQALITEEGGNFKLAPWDWRFYAEKLRLQRANFDDAAIKPYLALDNMIAAAFDCATRLFGVTFEERKDVPVWHPDVRVWEMKGPDGKHKALFYGDYFARPSKRSGAWMTSLRDQQKLDGDVAPLILNICNFTKGADGEPSLLSPDDARTLFHEFGHGLHGMLSNVTYPSLSGTSVFTDFVELPSQLYEHWQERPEVLQKFARHYQTGEPLPDDLLQRFLAARKFNQGFATVEFVSSALVDLEFHTQPASAADDVRAFERRELEKIGMPEEIALRHRPTQFGHIFTGDHYAAGYYSYMWSEVMDADAFGAFEEAGDIFDPAVAKRLHDDIYSSGGSVDPEAAYEAFRGRPPEPDALLRRRGLLDTAKAA, encoded by the coding sequence ATGTCAGAACCCCGCCAAACCACGGACTCCGAGACCAACCCGCTGCTGAAGGCCTGGGTGACGCCGTTCGCGGCCCCGCCCTTCGACGAGATCAAGCCGGAGCACTTCCTGCCGGCCTTCGAGCAGGCCTTCGCCGATCACTCCGCGGAGATCGCGGCGATCACCAATGATCCGGCCGCGCCCGACTTCGCCAACACCATCACGGCGCTGGAGCGCTCAGGCAAGCTGCTCAGCAAGGTCGCGGCGGTCTTCTACGACCTCGTCTCGGCGCATTCCAACCCGGCCATCCTGGAGATCGACAAGGAGGTCTCCTTGCGGATGGCGCGGCACTGGAATCCGATCATGATGAACGCCGTGCTGTTTGGCCGCATCGCCCACCTGCACGAGAACCGCGCCTCGCTCGGTCTCACGCCCGAGCAGCTGCGCCTCCTGGAGCGCACCTACACCCGCTTCCACCGTTCCGGTGCCGGCCTCTCCGACGAGGCCAAGACGCGGATGGCGGAGATCAACGAGAGGCTCGCCCAGCTCGGCACCGGCTTCAGCCATCACCTGCTCGGCGACGAGCAGGAATGGTTCCTGGAGCTCGGCGAGGCCGACCGCCAGGGCCTGCCGGAGAGCTTCATTGCCGGCGCCAAGGCTGCGGCAGAAGAGCGCGGCATGGCAGGCAAGGCCATCGTCACGCTGTCGCGCTCCTCGGTGGAGCCGTTCCTGAAGAGCTCGGCGCGGCGCGACCTGCGCGAGAAGGTCTACAAGGCTTTCATCGCGCGCGGCGACAACGGCAACGCCAACGACAACAACGCTACCATCGTCGAGATCCTGAAGCTGCGTGAGGAGAGCGCCAAGCTCCTGGGCTATCCGACCTTCGCGGCCTACCGGCTCGAAGACTCCATGGCCAAGACGCCGGAAGCGGTGCGGAGCCTGTTGGAGCGGGTCTGGAAGCCGGCGCGCGCCCGCGCGCTCGCCGACCGCGACGACATGCAGGCGCTGATCACGGAGGAGGGCGGCAATTTCAAGCTTGCTCCGTGGGACTGGCGCTTCTATGCCGAAAAGCTGCGCCTGCAGCGCGCCAATTTCGACGACGCCGCGATCAAGCCCTACCTTGCGCTCGACAACATGATCGCCGCCGCCTTCGACTGCGCCACGCGCCTGTTCGGCGTCACCTTCGAGGAGCGCAAGGACGTTCCCGTCTGGCACCCGGACGTGCGGGTCTGGGAGATGAAGGGTCCGGACGGCAAGCACAAGGCGCTGTTCTACGGCGACTACTTCGCCCGGCCCTCGAAGCGATCCGGCGCCTGGATGACCTCGCTGCGGGACCAGCAGAAGCTCGACGGCGACGTTGCGCCGTTAATTCTCAACATCTGCAATTTCACCAAGGGCGCGGACGGCGAGCCCTCGCTGCTGTCGCCCGACGACGCCCGCACCCTGTTCCACGAGTTCGGCCACGGCCTGCACGGCATGCTCTCCAACGTGACCTATCCCTCGCTGTCGGGCACCTCCGTGTTCACCGACTTCGTCGAGCTGCCGTCCCAGCTCTACGAGCACTGGCAGGAACGGCCCGAGGTGCTGCAAAAGTTCGCCCGCCACTACCAGACCGGTGAGCCGCTGCCGGACGATCTCCTGCAGCGCTTCCTCGCGGCGCGGAAGTTCAACCAGGGCTTTGCCACGGTCGAGTTCGTCTCCTCGGCGCTCGTCGATCTCGAATTCCACACCCAGCCGGCGTCGGCCGCAGACGACGTGCGCGCCTTCGAGAGACGCGAACTGGAGAAGATCGGCATGCCCGAGGAGATCGCGCTGCGTCACCGTCCGACGCAGTTCGGCCACATCTTCACCGGCGACCATTATGCCGCGGGCTATTACAGCTACATGTGGTCCGAGGTGATGGACGCCGATGCCTTCGGCGCCTTCGAGGAGGCCGGCGACATCTTCGATCCTGCCGTGGCCAAGCGGCTGCACGACGACATCTACTCGTCCGGCGGATCGGTCGACCCGGAGGCCGCCTACGAGGCATTCCGGGGCCGCCCGCCCGAACCGGACGCGCTGCTGCGCCGCCGCGGCCTGCTCGACACGGCAAAGGCCGCCTGA
- a CDS encoding DUF1007 family protein: protein MGMRALLGLLLAAGLSLAAGAASAHPHVWITATSELLYAADGSITGVRHAWTFDDMFSTYALQGLESKTKGAYTREELGPLAQTNVESLKEYAYFTFARADGRKERFQEPVDYFLDYKDTVLTLHFTLPLKNPVKSKQLVLEVFDRSFFIDFQMAKDNPVKLVGAPAGCQMKLERPSDGTASAQKLNEQTFLNGENSNFGMMFANKITVDCP from the coding sequence ATGGGCATGCGCGCACTTCTCGGCCTGTTGCTCGCCGCCGGCCTGTCGCTCGCCGCCGGTGCGGCGAGCGCGCATCCGCATGTCTGGATCACCGCGACCAGCGAGTTGCTCTACGCCGCGGATGGTTCGATCACCGGCGTGCGCCACGCCTGGACCTTCGACGACATGTTCTCGACCTATGCGCTGCAGGGGCTCGAAAGCAAGACCAAGGGCGCCTATACGCGCGAGGAGCTCGGGCCGCTGGCGCAGACCAACGTCGAGTCGCTGAAGGAGTATGCCTACTTCACCTTCGCGCGAGCCGACGGCAGGAAGGAACGATTTCAGGAACCGGTCGACTATTTCCTCGACTACAAGGATACGGTGCTGACCCTGCACTTCACGCTGCCGCTGAAGAACCCGGTCAAGTCCAAGCAGCTGGTGCTCGAAGTGTTCGACCGCTCCTTCTTCATCGACTTCCAGATGGCCAAGGACAATCCGGTCAAGCTGGTCGGTGCGCCCGCGGGCTGCCAGATGAAGCTGGAACGGCCGAGCGACGGCACAGCGAGCGCCCAGAAGCTCAACGAGCAGACCTTCCTGAACGGCGAGAACTCGAACTTCGGCATGATGTTCGCCAACAAGATCACGGTGGATTGCCCTTGA
- a CDS encoding nickel/cobalt transporter, translating to MKPQLSPLARGLLVCAAVLLVVGVADAALHDLLAQNPFGAPRASQPAQPEAGGIVGWLLAKQSEFYRQMSATIRAAKSDGSAVWTLLFISFAYGVFHAAGPGHGKAVIASYLVANRETARRGIALSFASALMQSLVAILIVGISAWVLNATAKTMCKAEGVIEIASYGLIALFGLRLVWVKGGAFIRALQAAQPVPAIAGVPHDHDHDHHHHRDAHDHHHHDHGHDHHHGHGHVHHHHGHDHVHDEHCGHSHGPTPSELAGPGGWRRGFAAILTVGIRPCSGAILVLVFALAQGLFWAGIAATLLMGLGTAITVAAIAVVAVSAKGLAARLSAGRDGGGALFMRGIEFGAAGLVLLFGVGLLFGYIAAERTTCF from the coding sequence TTGAAGCCGCAACTCTCCCCGCTCGCACGCGGGCTGCTCGTCTGCGCCGCGGTGCTGCTGGTTGTGGGTGTGGCCGATGCCGCGCTTCATGATCTCCTCGCGCAGAATCCGTTCGGCGCGCCGCGCGCCTCGCAGCCGGCCCAGCCCGAGGCGGGCGGAATTGTCGGCTGGCTCCTCGCAAAGCAGTCGGAGTTTTACCGCCAGATGTCGGCGACGATCCGGGCCGCCAAGTCCGACGGCTCGGCGGTGTGGACGCTGCTCTTCATCTCGTTTGCCTATGGCGTCTTCCATGCCGCCGGGCCCGGCCACGGCAAGGCGGTGATCGCGTCCTATCTGGTCGCGAACCGCGAGACAGCGCGGCGCGGCATCGCGCTGTCCTTTGCCTCGGCGCTGATGCAGTCGCTGGTCGCGATCCTGATCGTCGGCATCTCGGCCTGGGTGCTGAACGCGACGGCCAAGACCATGTGCAAGGCCGAAGGCGTGATCGAGATCGCGAGCTATGGCCTGATCGCGCTGTTCGGCCTGCGCCTGGTCTGGGTCAAGGGCGGCGCCTTCATCCGCGCGCTCCAGGCCGCCCAGCCGGTGCCGGCCATTGCGGGCGTGCCGCACGATCATGATCACGATCATCACCATCATCGTGATGCGCATGATCATCATCACCACGATCACGGCCATGATCATCACCATGGCCACGGCCACGTTCACCATCACCATGGGCATGATCATGTCCATGACGAGCATTGCGGCCACTCCCACGGTCCGACTCCCAGCGAGCTCGCCGGTCCCGGAGGCTGGCGGCGCGGCTTCGCTGCGATCCTGACCGTCGGCATCCGCCCGTGCTCGGGCGCGATCCTGGTGCTGGTGTTCGCGCTGGCGCAGGGCCTGTTCTGGGCCGGCATCGCCGCGACCTTGCTGATGGGACTGGGCACCGCGATCACGGTCGCGGCCATCGCGGTCGTCGCCGTCTCCGCCAAGGGCCTCGCCGCCCGCCTCAGCGCCGGACGCGACGGCGGCGGCGCGCTGTTCATGCGCGGCATCGAGTTCGGCGCCGCCGGTCTCGTGTTGCTGTTCGGCGTCGGTCTCTTGTTCGGCTACATCGCCGCCGAACGGACGACGTGTTTTTGA
- a CDS encoding acyl-CoA thioesterase — MSRENFWFFHPFRVRYSEIDGQGVVFNAHYLTYFDTTITEYFRTLGFDQYADAQASGIDFHVVKSLIEYKAPVRFDWELEVGARVARIGNSSLVFELAIYMKGGADALVTGEIVWVYTDQKTHRPVTIPASMRSLIATRERHLAA; from the coding sequence ATGTCGCGTGAAAATTTCTGGTTCTTCCATCCGTTTCGGGTGCGCTATTCCGAGATCGACGGCCAGGGCGTCGTCTTCAATGCGCATTATCTGACCTATTTCGACACCACCATCACCGAATATTTCCGCACGCTGGGCTTCGACCAATATGCGGATGCCCAGGCGAGCGGCATCGATTTCCACGTCGTCAAATCGCTGATCGAGTACAAGGCGCCGGTCCGCTTCGACTGGGAGCTCGAGGTCGGCGCGCGCGTGGCGCGGATCGGCAATTCGAGCCTCGTCTTCGAGCTTGCCATCTACATGAAAGGCGGCGCCGACGCGTTGGTGACCGGCGAGATCGTGTGGGTCTACACGGACCAGAAGACCCATCGTCCGGTCACGATCCCGGCATCGATGCGGTCACTGATCGCGACGCGGGAGCGGCATCTGGCGGCGTGA
- a CDS encoding MAPEG family protein, which produces MTLAEWCVFGALLLYLSTIAAIKWIRFRTFDNSRPRDPAFFEDALAQRALGAHQNGIETFPFFAFAVLLAEYRDSPQRLIDELAALFLIVRIAYVLTYLGNRSTLRSILWSIGFAINLGIFFMPALKQFLPV; this is translated from the coding sequence ATGACACTCGCGGAATGGTGCGTCTTCGGAGCGCTGCTGCTCTATCTGTCAACGATCGCCGCGATCAAATGGATCAGGTTTCGCACGTTCGACAATTCCCGGCCGCGCGACCCTGCCTTCTTCGAGGACGCCCTCGCGCAGCGCGCACTCGGCGCGCATCAGAACGGCATCGAGACGTTTCCGTTCTTCGCCTTCGCGGTGCTGCTCGCCGAGTACCGGGATTCGCCGCAGCGGCTGATCGACGAGCTCGCCGCCCTGTTCCTGATTGTCCGCATCGCCTATGTGCTGACCTATCTCGGCAACCGCTCGACGCTGCGCTCGATCCTCTGGAGCATCGGCTTTGCGATCAATCTCGGGATCTTCTTCATGCCAGCCTTGAAACAGTTTCTGCCGGTGTGA
- the hemH gene encoding ferrochelatase, whose product MNNVVPVETAKPATRAALPRVGVLLVNLGTPDTADAPGVRVYLKEFLSDARVIEDQGLIWKAVLNGIILRSRPRTKALDYQKIWNTEKNESPLKTITRSQADELGAALSDRSHVVVDWAMRYGNPSIKAGIDALIAKGCERILAVPLYPQYSASTSATVCDEVFRVLTRLRNQPTLRVTPPYYVDAAYIEALATSIEAHLATLSFEPELIVASFHGMPKSYVDKGDPYQSHCVATTEALRRRLGMDETKLLLTFQSRFGNDEWLQPYTDKTMERLAKEGVRRIAVVTPGFSADCLETLEEIAQENAEIFKHNGGEEFSAIPCLNDSEPGMDVIRTLVLRELQGWI is encoded by the coding sequence ATGAACAACGTCGTCCCCGTTGAGACTGCGAAACCGGCCACTCGGGCCGCCCTGCCGCGCGTCGGCGTGCTCCTGGTCAACCTCGGCACGCCCGACACGGCCGATGCGCCGGGCGTGCGGGTGTATCTGAAGGAGTTCCTCAGTGACGCCCGCGTCATCGAGGACCAGGGGCTGATCTGGAAGGCCGTCCTGAACGGGATCATCCTGCGCAGCCGTCCCCGCACCAAGGCGCTGGACTACCAGAAGATCTGGAACACCGAGAAGAACGAGTCGCCGCTGAAGACCATCACGCGCTCGCAGGCCGACGAGCTCGGGGCCGCGCTGTCGGACCGCAGCCACGTCGTCGTGGACTGGGCGATGCGCTACGGCAATCCCTCGATCAAGGCTGGCATCGACGCGCTGATCGCGAAAGGCTGCGAGCGCATTCTCGCCGTCCCGCTGTATCCGCAATATTCCGCCTCGACCTCCGCGACCGTCTGCGACGAGGTGTTCCGCGTACTGACCCGCCTGCGCAACCAGCCGACGCTGCGGGTGACGCCGCCTTATTACGTGGATGCCGCTTATATTGAGGCGCTCGCGACCTCGATTGAGGCGCATCTCGCGACGCTCTCGTTCGAGCCGGAGCTGATCGTCGCCTCCTTCCACGGCATGCCGAAATCCTATGTCGACAAGGGCGATCCGTATCAGAGCCATTGCGTCGCCACGACCGAGGCGCTGCGGAGACGGCTCGGCATGGACGAGACCAAGCTTCTCCTGACCTTCCAGTCCCGCTTCGGCAATGACGAGTGGCTCCAGCCGTATACCGACAAGACCATGGAGCGGCTGGCGAAAGAGGGCGTGCGGCGGATCGCGGTGGTGACGCCGGGCTTCTCGGCCGACTGCCTGGAGACGCTGGAGGAGATCGCGCAGGAGAACGCCGAGATATTCAAGCACAATGGCGGCGAAGAGTTTTCCGCGATCCCCTGCCTCAACGACAGCGAGCCAGGCATGGACGTGATTCGCACGCTCGTGCTGCGCGAGCTCCAGGGCTGGATCTGA
- a CDS encoding ABC transporter substrate-binding protein, producing the protein MDRRHCLALLGMIAALPASVQAQQPAATRRLGVLSVTAAEDAIGQARSTILVEALAGLGWKERDNLKIDWRSGGGDRARIARLADELVALKPDILLAVGTPSVEELRQRTTAIPIVFAVVTDPVSQGFVRNLAHPGGNATGFTDYDGPLAGKWLEMLTQVTPPVRRVFVVYNPATAPFAPLMLRTVEEAAKTLQVTVEPAPVNDAASIAALALLKEGGLLVLPDFFTMANRTQLLAAIGEARLPAVFWSRTFVEEGGLMSYSTDSAEQLRRAASYIDRILRGAQPADLPVQNPTTFELTINLKTARALSISLPAGLLALADNVIE; encoded by the coding sequence ATGGATCGCCGTCACTGTCTGGCGCTTCTTGGGATGATCGCGGCATTGCCGGCCTCGGTGCAGGCGCAGCAGCCGGCTGCAACGCGCCGGCTCGGCGTGCTCTCGGTCACCGCGGCCGAGGATGCGATCGGGCAGGCCCGTAGCACCATCCTGGTCGAGGCGCTCGCCGGCCTGGGCTGGAAGGAGCGCGACAACCTCAAGATCGACTGGCGCAGCGGCGGCGGCGACCGGGCGCGGATCGCACGCCTTGCGGACGAGCTGGTCGCGCTCAAGCCCGACATCCTGCTTGCGGTCGGCACGCCCTCGGTGGAGGAGCTGCGCCAGCGCACCACGGCGATCCCGATCGTGTTCGCCGTCGTCACCGATCCCGTCAGCCAGGGTTTTGTCAGAAACCTCGCGCATCCCGGCGGCAACGCCACCGGTTTCACCGATTACGACGGCCCGCTCGCCGGCAAATGGCTGGAGATGCTGACGCAGGTCACGCCGCCCGTCCGCCGCGTCTTCGTGGTCTACAATCCCGCCACCGCGCCGTTCGCACCCTTGATGCTGCGCACGGTCGAGGAGGCAGCAAAGACGCTTCAGGTGACGGTCGAGCCGGCGCCGGTGAATGACGCCGCCTCGATCGCGGCGCTGGCCTTGCTCAAGGAAGGCGGCCTCCTGGTCCTGCCTGACTTCTTCACCATGGCCAATCGCACGCAGTTGCTGGCGGCCATCGGCGAGGCTCGTCTGCCCGCGGTGTTCTGGAGTCGCACCTTCGTCGAGGAGGGCGGGCTGATGTCCTACAGCACCGACAGCGCCGAGCAGCTGCGCCGCGCCGCCTCCTATATCGACCGCATCCTAAGAGGTGCGCAGCCGGCCGATCTGCCGGTTCAGAACCCGACCACGTTCGAGCTGACGATCAATTTGAAGACGGCCAGGGCGCTTAGCATCTCGCTTCCCGCCGGTCTGCTCGCACTCGCGGACAATGTCATTGAATGA